One genomic segment of Streptococcus salivarius includes these proteins:
- a CDS encoding ABC transporter ATP-binding protein, with amino-acid sequence MINITNLNKTYDDKVVLSNITFHANKGEITGLIGPNGSGKSTLIKILLGLESADSGKATILGTTYSELGAEPISIVGTFLDSYQPYPSRTGYEQLRWIALSCGLSKQRCIECLEIVGLKDVGKKKIKDYSLGMKQRLGLATAILADPDILILDEPINGLDPEGIRWLREFLKDFVKQEKTVLLTSHYMSELELTVDRVVGISNGHVVLNDKREQVLKQYDSFENAYFSSIHERSSVKC; translated from the coding sequence ATGATTAATATTACTAATTTAAATAAAACATATGATGACAAAGTTGTATTATCAAATATAACTTTTCATGCTAATAAAGGTGAGATTACTGGTTTGATAGGACCTAATGGTTCTGGAAAATCAACCCTAATAAAAATACTATTAGGATTGGAGTCAGCTGATAGTGGAAAGGCAACTATTTTGGGAACAACATATAGTGAGTTAGGAGCTGAGCCAATCTCTATAGTAGGAACTTTTTTAGATAGTTATCAACCTTATCCAAGTAGAACTGGTTATGAGCAATTAAGATGGATTGCACTTTCTTGTGGACTCAGTAAGCAACGTTGTATTGAATGTTTAGAAATTGTTGGATTAAAAGATGTTGGTAAGAAAAAAATCAAAGATTATTCTTTAGGAATGAAGCAGAGATTAGGTTTAGCAACAGCAATACTTGCAGACCCAGATATTTTGATTTTAGACGAACCTATTAATGGTTTAGACCCAGAGGGAATCCGTTGGTTAAGAGAGTTTCTCAAAGACTTTGTGAAACAAGAAAAAACAGTATTATTAACTAGCCATTATATGAGCGAACTTGAATTAACCGTAGATAGAGTTGTAGGTATTTCAAATGGTCACGTTGTTCTAAATGATAAACGTGAGCAAGTATTGAAGCAATATGATAGTTTTGAAAACGCCTATTTTAGCTCTATACACGAAAGGAGTAGTGTAAAATGTTAA
- a CDS encoding response regulator transcription factor — protein MVKSKILVIDDDLKILRLIKNILEKNSYVVETRNSVEDINLCDFIGFDLILLDIMMPVSGIDICSSIRSQIQTPIIFITAKNLEEDIVEAIGIGADDFITKPFGMKELVARVKMHIRRDRRLLSVGDTETSGLLQFDRVGKELIVDGNSISLSRREFNLLYLLFTYQTKIFSVEELYEYLYPQSSEVQYRSITEYIYQIRQKLKPYGIDPIKTLWGGGYKWQNQ, from the coding sequence ATGGTAAAGTCTAAAATTCTAGTTATTGACGATGATTTAAAAATTTTAAGATTGATTAAGAATATTCTGGAGAAAAACTCCTATGTAGTTGAAACTAGAAATTCTGTTGAAGATATTAACCTCTGTGACTTCATAGGATTTGATTTGATTTTACTGGATATAATGATGCCAGTGAGTGGTATTGATATTTGTAGTAGTATCAGAAGTCAGATTCAAACACCTATAATTTTTATTACTGCTAAAAACCTTGAAGAAGATATTGTTGAAGCTATTGGAATAGGAGCAGATGATTTTATTACCAAACCATTCGGTATGAAGGAGTTGGTTGCAAGAGTCAAAATGCATATTCGACGAGATAGAAGGCTACTTTCTGTCGGAGATACTGAGACTAGTGGTTTACTTCAATTTGATAGGGTAGGAAAGGAATTAATAGTAGACGGTAATAGTATTTCTCTTTCGAGAAGGGAATTTAATTTATTATATTTGTTGTTTACCTATCAAACTAAAATCTTTAGTGTAGAGGAGCTTTATGAATATTTGTACCCTCAAAGTTCAGAAGTTCAGTACCGAAGTATCACAGAGTATATCTATCAGATTCGACAAAAATTAAAACCTTATGGTATTGATCCAATTAAAACTCTTTGGGGTGGGGGATATAAATGGCAAAATCAATAA
- a CDS encoding sensor histidine kinase, whose translation MAKSITLKQLIRATYLKIIFQFLICICFFYIIPALFTAVEGINANNVNSFTMFFSVSSWIYLCVILVVIIVRNVQKLLYEIKIEMKTVYEQSLYSDNNKYSKPLRLFEFIETKEHIMKMQDKIQKMLEKEKKQKQELMFRVSSAAHDLKTPLTIISGNAEYLQTFDLSPELTQCLLDIESSSQQLDNYFNQFIQYSKTFYKDNINKEHITSEQLASCLIRELTPLTTGTCVLKVLNETPSDTTIHIDLVLFLRALTNLVNNAMSYSQSMMPRIVIKLSSEQNKIVLSVWNDGSRFSANMIDNVGSLFYQDNQSGNDSQNHHFGIGLSFVKRVVELHDWELKLSNENNGAMVTIYI comes from the coding sequence ATGGCAAAATCAATAACATTAAAGCAGTTGATAAGAGCAACTTATTTGAAAATTATTTTTCAATTTCTGATATGCATTTGTTTTTTTTATATCATTCCTGCCCTATTTACAGCAGTTGAAGGAATTAATGCTAACAATGTGAATAGCTTTACTATGTTTTTTAGTGTTAGTTCGTGGATTTATCTTTGTGTCATTTTAGTTGTTATAATTGTAAGAAATGTACAAAAACTTCTATATGAAATTAAGATAGAGATGAAGACAGTATATGAACAAAGCTTATATTCAGACAATAACAAATACTCTAAGCCACTAAGGTTATTTGAATTTATTGAGACAAAAGAACATATTATGAAGATGCAGGATAAAATTCAGAAGATGCTTGAAAAAGAGAAGAAACAAAAGCAAGAGCTAATGTTCAGAGTGTCTTCCGCAGCACATGATTTAAAGACACCTCTAACAATAATTTCAGGTAATGCTGAGTATCTTCAGACATTTGATTTGTCTCCTGAGTTAACTCAATGCTTATTAGATATCGAATCTTCAAGTCAACAGCTAGATAATTATTTTAATCAATTTATTCAATATTCAAAAACATTTTATAAAGATAATATCAATAAAGAGCATATTACTTCGGAGCAGCTTGCGTCATGTTTGATTAGAGAATTAACTCCTCTGACAACTGGGACCTGTGTCTTAAAAGTATTGAATGAAACCCCATCTGATACTACTATTCATATTGACTTAGTATTATTCTTAAGAGCACTTACTAATCTTGTGAATAATGCAATGTCCTATAGTCAATCAATGATGCCAAGGATAGTTATAAAATTATCATCTGAGCAAAATAAGATTGTTTTATCGGTTTGGAATGATGGCTCAAGGTTCTCGGCTAATATGATTGATAATGTAGGATCGCTCTTTTACCAAGATAATCAATCAGGAAACGACTCTCAGAATCACCATTTTGGAATAGGGTTATCTTTTGTAAAAAGAGTCGTAGAACTTCATGATTGGGAACTGAAACTTTCTAATGAAAATAATGGAGCTATGGTTACAATTTATATTTAG
- a CDS encoding sugar O-acetyltransferase, translating to MPTEYEKMIAGDFYKPSDPKLRALAASSREKQWAFNAEPDRLKRAEIVKSWFGSTGENVAMNPQFVTDYGVNIHIGENFYSNWNLTMLDICPITIGDNAMIGPNCQFLTPLHPLDPTERNSGIEYGAPITIGDNFWAGGGVTILPGVTLGDNVVAGAGAVVTKSFGDNVVLGGNPARVIKEIPVKKD from the coding sequence ATGCCAACTGAATATGAAAAGATGATTGCAGGTGACTTTTATAAACCTAGCGATCCTAAGTTACGTGCCCTAGCAGCCAGCTCAAGAGAAAAACAATGGGCCTTCAATGCTGAGCCTGACCGTCTCAAAAGGGCAGAGATTGTCAAATCTTGGTTTGGTTCGACTGGTGAAAATGTTGCCATGAATCCTCAGTTCGTTACGGATTACGGTGTTAATATCCATATCGGTGAAAATTTTTACTCTAACTGGAATTTGACCATGCTGGATATCTGTCCTATCACGATTGGTGACAATGCCATGATTGGCCCTAATTGTCAGTTTTTGACGCCCTTGCATCCGCTTGATCCAACCGAGCGTAATTCAGGCATTGAATATGGTGCTCCAATTACGATCGGTGATAATTTCTGGGCCGGTGGAGGCGTGACTATCCTCCCAGGAGTGACCTTAGGGGATAATGTAGTTGCTGGAGCAGGAGCCGTTGTGACCAAGTCCTTCGGTGACAATGTTGTTCTAGGCGGGAATCCGGCGCGTGTGATTAAGGAAATTCCTGTAAAGAAAGACTAA
- a CDS encoding MarR family winged helix-turn-helix transcriptional regulator — protein MYHFGRLLKQANNNMMRHFDQFARQYDLTGNQMAVIDFITNHADQEVFQRDIEREFEIQRSTTTVLLQRMEKKGLIERHTSSKDARQKAVVLTDKALSIASACQSYLRKEEEEFAQQFSAKEREVFLKILQHYRNI, from the coding sequence TTGTACCATTTTGGACGCTTGTTAAAACAAGCCAATAATAATATGATGCGTCATTTTGACCAGTTTGCTAGGCAGTATGACTTGACTGGAAATCAAATGGCTGTCATTGATTTTATAACCAATCATGCGGATCAAGAAGTCTTTCAACGGGACATTGAGCGCGAATTTGAAATTCAGCGTTCGACAACGACAGTGCTCTTACAGCGAATGGAGAAGAAAGGCCTGATTGAACGCCACACATCTTCAAAAGATGCAAGGCAAAAGGCGGTTGTTCTCACGGATAAAGCTCTCAGTATCGCTTCTGCCTGTCAATCTTATCTTCGAAAAGAGGAAGAAGAGTTTGCCCAGCAATTTTCAGCTAAAGAGAGAGAAGTCTTTCTCAAGATTTTACAACACTACCGTAATATTTAA
- a CDS encoding CPBP family intramembrane glutamic endopeptidase produces MSLLKKIHPEQPLKELRWFDIAIVTLIMFGQFIVRSTQMYLASLSPNLSTAVSETATNTASEGAAYSSNFTLQIILLALAIIYLWIRHFEFKQLPIRLKWSVLFWVPFIFAIMGLFADMVSTLSGQYNYFSPQVLAFISPMAVIDKFMALSPMAIAYGLLNGFYEEFFFLGLLTSVKDKYKWLVLLFSTIVRVSFHTYQGMLWALVIGVAFGLLYYFLYKYKVKNLLPFFLVHALADMFGSSLIYLLVNWNY; encoded by the coding sequence ATGTCTTTACTTAAGAAAATTCATCCTGAGCAGCCGCTCAAGGAACTGAGATGGTTTGATATCGCTATTGTTACGCTGATTATGTTTGGTCAGTTTATTGTTCGTTCGACACAAATGTATTTGGCCAGTTTGTCTCCAAACCTTTCCACGGCAGTTAGTGAGACAGCAACGAATACAGCTAGTGAAGGAGCAGCTTACTCTAGCAATTTCACCTTGCAGATTATCCTCCTAGCCTTAGCGATTATTTATCTCTGGATACGCCATTTTGAGTTTAAACAACTGCCAATCCGTCTAAAGTGGTCTGTTCTCTTTTGGGTACCCTTTATTTTCGCTATCATGGGCTTATTTGCTGATATGGTAAGTACTTTGTCAGGACAATATAATTATTTTAGTCCTCAGGTTCTAGCCTTTATTAGCCCTATGGCTGTGATTGATAAGTTTATGGCTTTGTCACCTATGGCGATTGCTTATGGGTTGCTCAATGGTTTCTACGAGGAATTTTTCTTCCTAGGACTCTTGACCTCGGTTAAGGACAAGTATAAGTGGTTGGTCTTGCTCTTCTCAACCATTGTCCGTGTGTCCTTCCATACCTATCAGGGCATGCTATGGGCTCTGGTTATCGGTGTGGCCTTTGGTCTCCTCTATTATTTCCTTTATAAATACAAGGTTAAAAACTTGCTTCCATTTTTCCTCGTTCATGCCTTAGCAGATATGTTTGGCTCGAGCTTAATATATCTCTTGGTAAACTGGAATTATTAG
- a CDS encoding glucosyl transferase, whose amino-acid sequence MKVHSTFTGSKPKKRLIAFSCATALAGFAFIAKPAFAEEAKADNASNLDVTAATTANVETTADLVETKVVEAPATTEKVASTESTTNDSEQATTSVASSETTSETASTTVSESQAPSESASGQTREAVSTDRAASETASVNETSNSETNITGGQYYRDEYGYWHYKDASGKDLTGPQTVDGIKVYFDQGGVQVKGEFTWDGHYYDKDSGALVTNKFVENYGRTYYLDENGNKTIGSKEVNGAWYYFDQYGEQVKGRFASDDRYYDENGKQVDFGTNRYFELNGEWYYAGNDGAILKGPQTIDGVKVYFDRGGVQVKGYFVKDSTDNNERYYDKDSGALATNQYIIAYNPYRHRNERYYVNDQGIRLTGPQTIDGKQVYFDKYEGCQVFDNFGDDGYFYDQDGNRVDLGANRYVQIRDNWYYVGNDGKILTGEHIIDGAHVYFEYGGKQVKGNFDYKNQFHDKDSGNLVTNRFVTVKDKNYFIGADSKAIKGATVIDNIEYFFDEKTGAQVKGNFASNKKYYNSTTGALVINSYVQVDKDWYYVGNDGKRLKGSQTINNVPVYFDTYDGKQAKGVFGNDGYFYDKDSGAKIDLGTNRYVYINDNWYYLNGEGKILKGDQTIDGVQVHFDPYYGNQIKGEFTDSNGHAVKANSYTSPVKYYDKNSGALVKGQYFNHNGNWYYANAEGNILKGEQTIDGVHVYFDSYGVQAKDAIAEGYYYDKDSGARHEAPRKQFIKAGGKLYYLDDDNKISSGYKKIDGKDYFITGYGEVLRGEFGPYGYEPYYDSETGAAVRQRGFVKSGRNWYYLDDEGNKVLGLAKIDGNLYYFSNPVATKYRMGEQVKGELVKPYNFFNYNRSPYDNPVYYFDAETGAAVTNQFFNWKGNWYYFGNDGKALIFDQVINGQHLYFDYQGKQIKGNFVTDYKGTRYYDENSGELVTNQTRTINGVTYHFDENGRAKQL is encoded by the coding sequence ATGAAAGTACATTCTACTTTTACTGGATCTAAGCCCAAAAAACGTCTGATTGCATTCTCATGTGCAACTGCTCTTGCAGGTTTTGCCTTCATCGCAAAGCCTGCCTTCGCTGAAGAAGCTAAAGCTGACAACGCATCAAACCTTGATGTGACTGCTGCTACCACTGCCAATGTAGAAACCACAGCAGACCTCGTAGAAACTAAGGTTGTTGAAGCTCCTGCTACTACTGAAAAAGTTGCTAGCACTGAAAGCACTACAAATGACTCAGAACAAGCCACAACTTCTGTTGCAAGCTCTGAAACTACCAGTGAAACAGCTTCAACAACTGTAAGTGAAAGCCAAGCTCCTTCAGAATCAGCCTCTGGCCAAACACGCGAAGCTGTATCTACAGACCGAGCTGCCAGTGAGACAGCTTCAGTTAACGAAACTTCGAACAGTGAAACTAATATCACAGGTGGTCAATACTATAGAGACGAATACGGCTATTGGCATTACAAAGATGCTAGCGGTAAAGACCTGACTGGACCACAAACTGTTGATGGCATTAAGGTTTACTTCGACCAAGGTGGTGTTCAGGTTAAAGGAGAATTTACCTGGGACGGTCACTATTATGACAAAGATTCTGGTGCTCTTGTTACTAATAAATTCGTTGAAAATTATGGTAGAACCTATTACTTAGATGAAAATGGTAATAAGACAATTGGTTCCAAAGAAGTTAATGGAGCGTGGTATTATTTTGATCAGTATGGTGAACAAGTTAAGGGTAGATTTGCTTCTGATGACCGTTATTACGACGAAAACGGAAAACAAGTTGATTTTGGGACAAACCGCTATTTCGAATTAAACGGGGAATGGTACTATGCTGGAAATGATGGTGCTATTTTAAAGGGACCACAAACCATCGATGGCGTTAAGGTTTACTTCGACCGAGGAGGTGTTCAAGTTAAAGGCTATTTTGTTAAAGATAGTACTGACAATAATGAACGCTATTATGATAAAGATTCTGGTGCTCTAGCTACCAACCAATATATCATCGCCTACAACCCCTACAGACATCGAAATGAACGTTATTATGTTAACGACCAAGGAATCCGGTTAACTGGTCCTCAAACAATTGATGGTAAACAAGTCTACTTTGATAAATACGAGGGATGCCAAGTTTTCGACAATTTTGGTGATGATGGTTACTTTTACGATCAGGACGGTAATCGTGTTGATCTTGGTGCCAATCGTTATGTTCAAATCAGAGACAATTGGTACTATGTCGGTAACGATGGAAAAATTTTAACCGGTGAACACATTATTGATGGAGCTCACGTTTATTTTGAATATGGAGGTAAACAGGTTAAAGGAAATTTTGACTATAAAAATCAATTTCACGATAAAGACTCTGGAAATTTAGTTACTAATCGTTTCGTAACAGTTAAAGACAAAAACTACTTTATTGGAGCAGATAGTAAAGCTATTAAAGGAGCGACCGTCATCGACAACATTGAATACTTCTTTGACGAAAAAACTGGCGCTCAGGTTAAGGGAAATTTCGCAAGTAACAAAAAATATTATAACAGTACTACTGGTGCTCTCGTAATCAATAGTTATGTCCAAGTCGACAAAGACTGGTACTACGTAGGCAATGACGGTAAACGGCTTAAAGGTTCTCAAACCATTAACAATGTTCCTGTATACTTTGACACTTATGATGGTAAACAAGCCAAAGGTGTCTTTGGTAATGACGGCTACTTCTACGACAAAGATTCTGGTGCTAAAATAGACCTTGGTACCAATCGCTACGTTTACATCAACGATAACTGGTACTATCTTAATGGAGAAGGAAAAATCCTTAAAGGCGATCAAACCATCGACGGGGTACAGGTTCACTTTGATCCATATTATGGCAATCAAATTAAAGGAGAATTTACCGATAGTAATGGGCATGCGGTTAAAGCAAACTCCTATACTAGCCCAGTTAAGTACTATGATAAAAATTCTGGAGCTCTTGTAAAAGGTCAATACTTTAACCACAATGGAAACTGGTACTACGCTAATGCGGAGGGGAATATCCTTAAAGGTGAACAAACCATTGATGGGGTGCACGTTTACTTTGACTCTTATGGAGTACAAGCTAAAGACGCAATCGCAGAAGGCTACTACTACGATAAAGACTCTGGTGCTCGTCACGAAGCCCCTCGTAAGCAATTTATAAAGGCTGGTGGTAAATTATACTATCTTGACGATGATAATAAGATAAGTTCTGGTTATAAAAAAATTGACGGTAAGGATTATTTTATTACAGGATATGGGGAAGTTTTAAGAGGAGAATTCGGACCTTACGGTTACGAACCATACTATGATAGTGAGACTGGGGCTGCTGTACGACAAAGAGGTTTTGTTAAATCTGGACGTAACTGGTACTACCTAGATGATGAAGGAAATAAAGTATTAGGACTTGCCAAAATAGATGGTAATCTCTACTATTTCAGTAATCCCGTCGCAACAAAATACCGAATGGGCGAACAAGTTAAAGGAGAGCTGGTGAAACCTTATAATTTCTTCAACTATAACCGTTCACCCTATGACAATCCTGTCTACTACTTCGACGCTGAGACTGGGGCTGCTGTAACCAATCAATTCTTCAATTGGAAGGGCAATTGGTACTACTTCGGTAACGATGGAAAGGCTCTTATCTTTGATCAAGTCATCAATGGTCAACACCTCTACTTTGATTATCAAGGTAAGCAAATTAAAGGCAATTTCGTTACAGACTATAAGGGGACTCGTTATTACGATGAAAACTCTGGTGAGCTCGTCACCAACCAAACACGTACCATCAATGGTGTGACTTATCACTTTGATGAAAATGGACGTGCGAAACAATTGTAA
- a CDS encoding N-acetylmuramoyl-L-alanine amidase family protein, with protein MKVHSNFTGQKSKKRLIAFSCATALAGFALIARPAFAEEAKAESSSNLDVTTATTANVQTTADLVETKVVEAPPTTENVASTESTTNVSEQATTSATSSETASEMALTTASESQAPAKSATGQTREAVTTDRAASETASVPNETNVTGGQYYSDDQGNWYYKDASGKNLTGDQTIDGVRVSFREDGKQIKGPDFYWSGDLRRYFDDNSGQLQTDRYLEYKGNWYYLDATGRPLTGEQTINGQEVYFNNDGIQIKGDFSGESYSYPDQTFYYDPNSGARVRKEGLVQNKKGQTFYIKNDGSKFTGIREIDGNIYYFKAREAASPVDTGVLQKGISILLEEGQNSPRSYGYGTPINITRRYYFDSVTGQAVKNRYVQENDGWYYYGEDGNAIRPQNGEANIDGQIVYLYANGRQAKGELVLDNGILRYYDPNSGARVTNTTLTINGMTYRFDENGVGTDAPNPNGYYSDDNGNWYYKNANGDNLTGAQIINGQKVFFRDNGQQVKGAYGNSYGDLYAFYDVNSGNLVTNRYVEYMGNWFYVGKDGKPVKGPRNIDGQDVFFNYRGVQAKGDFGRDGVYMPEYYYDKDNGRKVTKAGFVKDNRGLTYYLDEKGEKVLGLHEINGDLYYFRQGGAYKYTQLGDMWQDSINYIDGKIYYFDQFGKAAKNRFVFTEGAWHYFYGDGTAATGAVQINGQKLYFDTNHGRQVKGAFAPDGHYYDENSGELVTNQTRTIKGVTYHFDENGNATKV; from the coding sequence ATGAAAGTACATTCTAATTTTACTGGACAAAAGTCCAAAAAACGTCTGATTGCATTCTCATGTGCAACTGCCCTTGCAGGTTTTGCCCTCATCGCAAGACCTGCCTTCGCTGAGGAAGCTAAAGCTGAAAGCTCATCAAACCTTGATGTGACTACTGCTACCACTGCAAATGTGCAAACCACAGCAGACCTCGTAGAAACAAAGGTTGTTGAAGCTCCTCCTACTACTGAAAATGTAGCTAGCACTGAAAGTACCACAAATGTTTCAGAACAAGCTACAACTTCTGCTACAAGCTCTGAAACTGCAAGTGAAATGGCTTTAACAACTGCAAGCGAAAGCCAAGCACCTGCAAAATCGGCCACAGGCCAAACACGAGAAGCTGTAACTACAGACCGAGCTGCCAGTGAAACTGCTTCAGTACCTAATGAAACAAACGTCACTGGTGGTCAGTACTATAGTGATGACCAAGGCAACTGGTACTATAAAGATGCCAGTGGTAAAAACCTTACTGGAGACCAAACCATTGATGGTGTACGTGTCTCTTTCCGCGAAGATGGTAAACAAATTAAAGGGCCAGATTTCTATTGGTCTGGTGATCTCCGTCGTTATTTCGATGATAATTCTGGTCAACTTCAAACCGATCGTTACCTAGAATACAAAGGTAATTGGTATTATTTAGATGCTACTGGACGACCACTAACAGGCGAACAAACTATCAATGGTCAAGAAGTTTATTTTAATAATGATGGTATTCAAATCAAAGGTGACTTTAGTGGAGAATCTTATAGTTATCCAGATCAAACCTTCTATTACGACCCTAACTCTGGTGCAAGGGTCCGAAAAGAAGGTCTAGTTCAGAATAAAAAAGGCCAAACTTTCTACATCAAGAACGATGGTTCTAAATTTACAGGAATACGTGAAATTGATGGTAACATCTACTATTTCAAAGCACGTGAAGCTGCCTCTCCTGTTGATACCGGCGTCCTACAAAAGGGAATCAGTATTTTACTAGAAGAAGGTCAAAATTCACCACGTTCTTACGGTTATGGTACTCCTATTAATATTACACGTCGCTATTATTTTGACTCAGTTACTGGTCAAGCCGTTAAAAACCGCTATGTCCAAGAAAATGATGGCTGGTACTACTATGGTGAAGATGGAAATGCTATTCGTCCTCAGAATGGTGAAGCCAATATAGATGGTCAAATCGTTTACCTCTATGCCAATGGTCGTCAGGCTAAAGGAGAGCTTGTTCTCGACAATGGTATTCTTCGCTACTATGATCCTAATTCTGGAGCACGCGTCACTAACACCACTCTAACAATTAATGGTATGACCTATCGATTTGATGAAAATGGTGTCGGTACGGATGCTCCTAACCCAAATGGTTATTATAGTGATGATAACGGAAACTGGTATTATAAAAACGCAAATGGAGACAACCTTACTGGAGCTCAAATTATCAATGGACAAAAAGTGTTCTTCCGTGACAACGGTCAACAGGTCAAAGGGGCTTATGGTAATTCTTACGGTGATTTATACGCATTCTACGATGTTAATTCAGGAAACCTTGTAACCAATCGTTATGTTGAATACATGGGTAATTGGTTTTATGTAGGTAAAGATGGTAAACCAGTCAAGGGACCTCGAAATATCGATGGACAAGATGTCTTCTTCAACTATCGAGGGGTACAAGCCAAAGGTGATTTTGGTCGAGATGGCGTATATATGCCTGAGTACTACTACGATAAAGATAATGGTCGCAAAGTAACCAAAGCTGGGTTTGTTAAAGATAACAGAGGCTTAACTTACTATCTTGACGAGAAAGGTGAAAAAGTCCTTGGACTTCATGAAATCAATGGTGATTTATATTACTTCCGTCAAGGAGGTGCCTATAAATACACCCAACTAGGTGACATGTGGCAGGATAGTATTAATTACATCGATGGTAAAATCTACTACTTCGATCAATTTGGTAAGGCTGCCAAAAATCGCTTTGTCTTTACGGAAGGAGCTTGGCACTATTTCTACGGTGATGGTACAGCAGCTACCGGTGCCGTTCAAATTAATGGGCAAAAACTTTACTTCGATACAAATCATGGTAGACAAGTTAAAGGCGCTTTTGCACCAGATGGTCACTACTACGATGAAAACTCTGGTGAACTAGTCACCAACCAAACACGTACTATCAAAGGTGTAACTTATCATTTTGATGAAAATGGTAATGCGACTAAAGTTTAA